Genomic segment of Bacteroidota bacterium:
TTCAGGTGCTGAATGATGAGTTCATTGCTGTTAGCGGCCCATTCCATTCTGGGAACATAGGTTCTCCATTTTTCATCATCAGGTATTTTCATCCATGCTGTTTTGCCAGTGGCTATATCAACCGAACCTATTTTATATTTCGATGGCGGTTCGCCAGCAATGGGGTACTCTACCGGTACAGCAACGGGATAAATGGAGTCGGTATTATTGATCATTAAATAATCTTTAGTTCCTTGTGCATCTATCTGCCAAAAAGCGATCTGTTTGCTATCCGGACTCCAGCGAAAACCATCACGACAGAAAAATTCTTCTTCATAAGCCCAATCGAATGTGCCATTGATGAGTTTACGGTTGCCATTTTTGGTTAAAGGCTTCACTATACCGGTTGCCAGGTCCTCAACATATAAATTATACTCACTTACATAAGCCACTTTTTTTCCATCAGGAGAAAATTTTGCAAACATGAGCGAAGAGGCAGGTCTGCCTTTACCTAATTGTTTTAATTTATTTGAACTGATTTCATACAACCAGTAATCACCTCTTGTATCAAGCCGCCACACTTTTTTTGTATTAGTATAGATCAGGACTTTATTGTAATCATTAGAGAATTTAAAGCCTCTTAGTGCCAATGGCTTTTCAGCGCCGACCGGTTTCAGTTTGTCTTTGCTCACAAACACGGTCTTTGTGTTTTGTGGCAATGTATACTTTGTTATATCGCCACCTTCATTCCTGAAATAAGAGTTACCATCAGTGCTCCAGTTTACACCACCTTGTGCCAGAACGATCAGCGGCAAACAATAAATAATTACAATTACAATAATTTTTACAAAGGCTGTCTTCATTATTTAGTTATTTTGAAACAGGAAAGTATTGAAAATTCTTAATCCCGGTTATTTAATTATATCAATGGCAGAAAAAGAGAAACTCAGGCTCGATAAATACCTCTGGTCCATCCGACTTTTTAAAACAAGGACTGAAGCAACTACCGCCTGCGATAAGGGAAAAGTAAAGCATAACGATGTGCAGGCAAAAGCTGCAAAGCAGGTACATATAGGAGAGGAGTACGAAGTAAAAACAGAGGCCAAACGTTGGCGGGTAAAGGTGACTGAGTTACTGTTTAAACGTGTTGCATACAGCGAAGCGATTAAGTATTATATAGACATTACCCCGGCAGAAGAAATAGAAAGGCTGCAGTTCCAGGCTGCCAGTTTTCATACGGGCAAAAGGCAGAGTAAAGTTGGCAGACCTACAAAAAAACAAAGAAGGGATATGGATGATTTTATGGAATTATAGTTTAGCTGGATCTTTAAGTTTTGAATCAAAACAATTTTTATGAAAAAATTGCTGCTGGTGTTACTTGTGAGTTTACCCGTTATCTTATGCGCACAGGTTGCCCAGTCTTCAAAGGATGATGAGAATAAGGTTTTTGAAAAGATAGAAATTGAAGCAGGCTTTAAAGGTGGTATTGTTAAATGGAATGAGTTTGTAAAAAAGAATTTCAACTTCATCAGAATTGAAAACAGTTTACCGGATTCTGTAACAACTTTTACTGATACTGCAAAAGCTCAGTTTATCGTAGATAAAAATGGGATCATCAATGAAATAAAAATTCTCAGTAAAACAAATTCAGCTTTCCAGCAATCCTGCATCGAAGTGTATAAAAAATCACCGCATTGGAATCCTGCCAATCAATGCGGCCGCCCAGTAAATGCTTACCGGAAGGAGACTTTCATTCTGCAGATCGATAAATCAACAAATAAGCGGGTTATCCTTGTCCGGTCGTAGTTTCAATGAGTATATCTTCTAAGTCATATTTGCGGAAAGTAGAAAAAAAACAGGCATATTTCATTGGTGAATACCTATGGCTTTATTGATAGACTGCATTTAATTTTACAGTACAAAAGTCAACCTTATGAAAACACGTTTGCTACTAATCCTGCTGATTGCAATCATGATCATTGAGTCATCATGCCGGAGTGCAATGACACCTTACCAGGCAGCCAATAATCCCGGCAAGAGCCGAAAGTGCAGGGCTATTCGTTAATTAATCATTAGAGTCTCCACCAAAAAAAGTACCTACCATTCCCTCCAGCATGGGATATTTTTCTATGATATAAGCTTTAAGTGTTGCGACCACTTTTACTGCCTGTTCATCAGTAATACCAGCTTCGGCTTTCAGT
This window contains:
- a CDS encoding RNA-binding S4 domain-containing protein, whose protein sequence is MAEKEKLRLDKYLWSIRLFKTRTEATTACDKGKVKHNDVQAKAAKQVHIGEEYEVKTEAKRWRVKVTELLFKRVAYSEAIKYYIDITPAEEIERLQFQAASFHTGKRQSKVGRPTKKQRRDMDDFMEL